CTCAAAACTGTAGTGAATTGCAGGCTTTGCTGACACACTCCAGACACATGAGGTCCAGCATTAGCATTAGGAGGAACCCAGCACCAACCACATCATATATTGTCCCACAAGGGGTTTGAGGATGTCATCTCAGTACCTAATGGCAGTCAGGCTACCTCATGGTGTTGTACCATGGTGTTGGGCTGTAACCCCCACCAGTGAACATTGGGCCCTCATATAACCCTCATTCCTCAGAACAagtctatttatttcatttaaacatatcttctttttatttatttattgctttaaacTACATTAAACTAAAGTAAACCTGTATTTCCCCATTCATATGACTTAATGAAttattgaacagattattaataactAATCAAAGAGCATTTTACTGAGCTCAGTGTAAAGTTTAGTGTTTAGGCCTACAGTAAATGTAATATTAGAGGCATGTCTGCAGCGAGACGGCAATACTGTGTCTAAAACTACACTATTTCTCTGATCAGAAAACTAACACAATTATCCAAGAGCAACACTGTGTTAGATTTGAGCAAACACACATCAACAAATGTCCTATTTAGCTGGAGGAGCACAGGGATTTACAGGGATTTGAGTTATTTCCAGGATAAAATGTAAAGCAAATGAAGTAGATTATTAAATAAGTACAAATGTTGTTTGTGTGAGTTAAAAGTCAAGAAAAGTTTGTTAAATACGTTTAGAAATGATGaaatgaatgagcaaataagGAAACAGAACACTGCCGCGTCCCCATGCAGTAATATGGTGTATCAGCGATCTCACAGGGGGACGATATGGCCAGCTAAAGATTCTCTGTTAAAGCAGGGCAGTGATTCACTAAACTGATCTGAGTCTTCAGTGCAGACTGATGTGTGTCTTCTGTGATCAATGAATGAATACTCACAGAGCTCTTCTGCAGTTTCTCACAGCTGGCATCAGTCTCCGTCTTCCCTCATCTGATGTGTTGAATTTATTAGAGTCAAACTCATCCAGCGGCTCCTCTGACATCTCAATCATGTAGGAGATTGTTGAGCAGTGAGCAGGAGAGAGTTCCTCCTCTGAGTGTTTGTCTGATTTCACAAACTCCTGAATCTCTCTGGCCAGAGTCTGATCTTTCACCTCCAGCAGACagaggaacagattgatggatctttcAGCTGAGAGTCGGGCATTTCCCTTGATCTGGTCTTTAATGTACTGTGTGATTCTCCTGATGCTCTCTGAGCTCTCCTCTGTGTGTGTCAGCAGATCCTGGAAGAGTCTCTGATTGGACTCCAGTGAGACGCCCAGCAGGAACCGCAGGAACAGATCCAGATGACCATTACTACTCCTGACAGCTTTATCTACTGCTGATATGAGCAGATCATACAGAGAGTTCTCAGAGCTGGCCTGTAGATAGTGATTATCTGAATATTCTCTCTCATAAATCAACCTCAGCGGTTTTCTCTTCTTTGTTAAATGGCAGTAAAACACAAAGAAAGCAGCCAGAAACTCCTGAAAGCTGAGATGGATGAAGCTGTAGACTTTCCTCTGATGAATCACAGATTCCTCCTTGAAGATCTCAGTGCAGatcccagaatacactgaggCGTCAGTGACGTCTATGCcgctctcaatcaggtcctcctCATAGAACATCACATTGCCCTTCATCAGCTGTCTGAAAGCCACTTCAGCAAGTTTGAGGATCACTCCTCTGCTGGACTGCAGGAGTTTCTCTGGATCTCTCTCTTCATACTTCTGCTTCCtcatgttgatctgaatcagcaggaagtggatgtacatctcagtcagagtttgagggatttctgctctcagatcttcttccaggagcttctgaagcacagtggaggagatccagcagaagacgggtATGTGGCACATGATCTGGAGGCTTCTTGCTCTTCTGATGTGGGAGATGATTCTGCTGGCTTGATGCTCGTCGctgattctcttcctgaaatattcctccttctgaggcTCAGTGAATCCCTGAATTTCTGTCAGACGGTTGATGTATCTGGAGGGGATCTGATgggctgctgctggtctggaggtgatccagatgagagcagagggaagcagaTCTCCTTTCAGGAGgctccacatcaacacagccactgATGAAGATTCAGTCACAGCACAAACTTTCTCCTCATCTGATGAAGATTCAGTCACAGCACAAACTTTCTCCTCATCTGATGAAGATTCAGTCACAGCACAAACTTTCTCCTCATCTGATGAAGATTCAGTCACAGCACAAACTTTCTCCTCATCTGATGAAGATTCAGTCACAGCACAAACTTTCTCCTCATCTGATGAAGATTCAGTCACAGCACAAACTTTCTCCTCATCTGAAAAGTTGAGTGTgattctgctttcatccagaccatcaaagatgaacacaacTCTACACTGCTCATAAATCTTGGGCTCCAGATCTTCAAGTTCAGGATGAAAGTCCAGCAGAAGTCTGtgaagactgtactgatgatctctgatcaagttcagctctcgaaatggaagcacaaacatgaaatctacatcctgattgtcttttccctcggcccagtccagaatgaacttctgcacagagacggTTTTCCCGATTCCAGCGATGCCTTTAGTGAGAACAGTCTTGATCTGGGCTTTCTTCTTCTTGATCTTCTCCTCATGTCCTGCTCCAGCTGAGGctttaaagatgtcattgcagTAGACTGGAGTGTGTTGTGAGGGTTTTGTTCTGGCTGTTTTCTCTATCTGTAAAACCTCATGTTCTTCATTCACTCCATCACTCTCTCCTTCTATGATGTAGAGCTGTGTGTAGATCCTGTTCAGGAGGGTTTGAGTCTCTCGATGGTTGATTCCCTCAAATAATCTCTCATACTTGTTCTTCATGCTGGTTTTGTGCTGCTCTTTGACTCTCTGGAGTTCATCATGTTCTGGTTGGAGTGAATCCTGCTGCAGGTCTCCAGTCTGATCTTCTCTATCCACACTGcaggaacaacaacaacaccaagaATCAATGAGTGCGAGTGTACAGATCCTCTAGTAAAGCTGTGTGTTTCTCAGTGTGCTTCTGCTGGTAAATACTGAGTTATAAGTAGTGGTGTTGTATCTTCTTGCTCCTGGCTATATATTCTGTACAGAGCTGAGCAGATCAATCTCTTAGATCTTATCagttaatgatattattaacattacaggactgattctgattggtcaggccTAGTCATTCTGATAAGAGCTATTCTGCAATCCCAGTAATTATCTGTCAGTCCTTTACACTGTGTCCATCACCCCTCACCTCAGTGAATCAGTAATGTCCATTCCTCATCATTGGCCAGTAGTTGTGTATTCAGCAGAATATAAACACTGCATCACTTTATCTTCATCGTCCACTTCAGACATTTTACTGTCCAGAACTCATTTCATAACACAAGTCTCCTTCTTCTACTGACTCCTCTGTATTTCTACAGCGCTTTAACAGTGATGAGTGTGTGAAAGCAGCACTGAACTAACACTCTAATAATACTCTACTGTTGATCAAATGAGCATGAGCTGACATTGAGTGTAAAAGTCACTTGTGTTGAGGAAAATGTCTTCAGTGGACTGAGAGAATAAAGTCTAATAATGTCTGATCTCTTCTAGAAAACACATGATCATATAAATGCTGCAGTATAGTCATGTGTGTGTAAAGATGATCTACCTGAGGACAGGTCGTGTGTGTTCACTACTAAATTTTAATGGTGGATCCATAGACGcgtcactcttcagagacacacaGCTGGGCTCTGCTTCTGCTCTCGTCTGATGAACTGAGCTAAAACAGAGAAGATTAGAGTTCAGCACTGCACACACTGGACTCCACAAACTGAGTGGACTGAGAGAATAAAGTCTAATAATGTCTGATCTCTTCTAGAAAACATATGATCATATAAATGCTGCAGTATAGTCATGTGTGTGTACAGATGATCTACCTGAGGACAGGTCGTGTGTGTTCACTACTAAATTTTAATGGTGGTTTCATAGACGCATCACTCTTCAAAGACACACAGCTGGGCTCTGCTCTCGTCTGATGAACTGAGCTAAAACAGAGAAGATTAGAGTTCAGCACTGCACACACTGGACTCAACACACCAGATTTATCATCATTTAACATCACTTTCAggcaaacaataataatgatcattatttatttatcaaatgatGGTTTGaaatcttttaaaatgcattaaaaaacaacaacaaacatgcaGAAAAAAACTGAATTCTCATTAAACGGAATATACACCATGCACATTAAGCAAAATGTGAATCAGTGCTTTTCTCCACTTTTCTATAGTATAAACAcagaataaacatgaattaaaaaccCAAGTTCCTCATACTGATATATTGATATGGGTCCTTTATTCTAGTTGAGTTATTGTGTGCCCCGACAGCACCAGGCAAATCAGCCGCTCTCTCTCGttgagtttaattataatttagcctatattttattataggtttgtgtgtgtgtgtgtgtgtgtgtgtgtgtgtgttaaagagaGAGCGGTGTCAGagctgagctcattaatattcatgatcattccaaatatggtcaatccCCTTATCTAGGGGTATTTATGAAGGTAGAAATAACCATATAAATCCATTACTGGAGAACTTCCCTAAGCCACGTGCCTACTAAACAGATATCAGAcaacaatttagcttattgaaTGCAGTAAATGGCAACTTTACACCCATCATTAGTGTAATTTTGAACAGAGATGTATCTCACATTAAAGATTTTTAACCTATATTACATTATCTGGTGAGAATAtactgttattaaataaataaacctttcgTTAATTGTAATCAGCATCTAATAAACAGTTTAATTGTTTTTGCTTCATttgctataaaataaaattacagttttgttcttgagtaaatgtttaatttatatattaagacTACTTTTGGAAATAATTccaatgtatatatttttgtgtatttaactGTAATCTATCGCTTATGCTGGCTAACTCTATCATTACTCTATCATGTAAACACTCTTAATTCAACATAATTTCAATGAAGCAAAACATATAAGTCAGTCTTATGTTAAAGTGTGTTAAATGTGTATCAGTGAACAGTAGAGCAGCACAGACTCAGTGTCAGTCTGGAGCTCCGTCAGTTTAGGGCCTGATGTGGATTCAACATTACCCTGATCAACATGCTGGAGATCAACAGCGGTTATACCCCAGATAATAACACACCATCACTAACTAAATAATAACGTTCAGGGAACCTTAATATGATAATGTAATGTGTCGGCCTAATACCTGCCCAATCCTGTAACTGAATCCTGATCTCCAGAAGAGTGTTTGTTACCCATGATGGACCTGAAGAGTGTGATCTCCAGCAGAAACTCTAGCAGACACTGAGAAACAATCACAGATGTCCAGTCATTGATCAGCCTTCATAATTGAGCTGAATTCAGCAGGAATAGATCAGCAGCTGCCACACTCAGATCACGAGCTTCAGTAAACTAATGAAGGATTACAGCCATCGTCCTGCAGCTGTTAGATCAACACACATCATACATACCGGCTCAGATAAACCCTACACGTGTCCTCAAGGTCTTCCAGCGCGTTTACATTCTACTTTATAATAGATTTAAAGATATTCCGCTTTCAAGACGATAGATTCCGTGTGTCTAAAATGGCGGCGATGACTCTGC
This region of Danio aesculapii chromosome 4, fDanAes4.1, whole genome shotgun sequence genomic DNA includes:
- the LOC130221899 gene encoding NLR family CARD domain-containing protein 3-like isoform X2 translates to MGNKHSSGDQDSVTGLGSSVHQTRAEPSCVSLKSDASMKPPLKFSSEHTRPVLSSVHQTRAEAEPSCVSLKSDASMDPPLKFSSEHTRPVLSVDREDQTGDLQQDSLQPEHDELQRVKEQHKTSMKNKYERLFEGINHRETQTLLNRIYTQLYIIEGESDGVNEEHEVLQIEKTARTKPSQHTPVYCNDIFKASAGAGHEEKIKKKKAQIKTVLTKGIAGIGKTVSVQKFILDWAEGKDNQDVDFMFVLPFRELNLIRDHQYSLHRLLLDFHPELEDLEPKIYEQCRVVFIFDGLDESRITLNFSDEEKVCAVTESSSDEEKVCAVTESSSDEEKVCAVTESSSDEEKVCAVTESSSDEEKVCAVTESSSDEEKVCAVTESSSVAVLMWSLLKGDLLPSALIWITSRPAAAHQIPSRYINRLTEIQGFTEPQKEEYFRKRISDEHQASRIISHIRRARSLQIMCHIPVFCWISSTVLQKLLEEDLRAEIPQTLTEMYIHFLLIQINMRKQKYEERDPEKLLQSSRGVILKLAEVAFRQLMKGNVMFYEEDLIESGIDVTDASVYSGICTEIFKEESVIHQRKVYSFIHLSFQEFLAAFFVFYCHLTKKRKPLRLIYEREYSDNHYLQASSENSLYDLLISAVDKAVRSSNGHLDLFLRFLLGVSLESNQRLFQDLLTHTEESSESIRRITQYIKDQIKGNARLSAERSINLFLCLLEVKDQTLAREIQEFVKSDKHSEEELSPAHCSTISYMIEMSEEPLDEFDSNKFNTSDEGRRRLMPAVRNCRRAL
- the LOC130221899 gene encoding NACHT, LRR and PYD domains-containing protein 3-like isoform X1 yields the protein MGNKHSSGDQDSVTGLGSSVHQTRAEPSCVSLKSDASMKPPLKFSSEHTRPVLSSVHQTRAEAEPSCVSLKSDASMDPPLKFSSEHTRPVLSVDREDQTGDLQQDSLQPEHDELQRVKEQHKTSMKNKYERLFEGINHRETQTLLNRIYTQLYIIEGESDGVNEEHEVLQIEKTARTKPSQHTPVYCNDIFKASAGAGHEEKIKKKKAQIKTVLTKGIAGIGKTVSVQKFILDWAEGKDNQDVDFMFVLPFRELNLIRDHQYSLHRLLLDFHPELEDLEPKIYEQCRVVFIFDGLDESRITLNFSDEEKVCAVTESSSDEEKVCAVTESSSDEEKVCAVTESSSDEEKVCAVTESSSDEEKVCAVTESSSDEEKVCAVTESSSVAVLMWSLLKGDLLPSALIWITSRPAAAHQIPSRYINRLTEIQGFTEPQKEEYFRKRISDEHQASRIISHIRRARSLQIMCHIPVFCWISSTVLQKLLEEDLRAEIPQTLTEMYIHFLLIQINMRKQKYEERDPEKLLQSSRGVILKLAEVAFRQLMKGNVMFYEEDLIESGIDVTDASVYSGICTEIFKEESVIHQRKVYSFIHLSFQEFLAAFFVFYCHLTKKRKPLRLIYEREYSDNHYLQASSENSLYDLLISAVDKAVRSSNGHLDLFLRFLLGVSLESNQRLFQDLLTHTEESSESIRRITQYIKDQIKGNARLSAERSINLFLCLLEVKDQTLAREIQEFVKSDKHSEEELSPAHCSTISYMIEMSEEPLDEFDSNKFNTSDEGRRRLMPAVRNCRRALLQSCNLTVQCCESLSSALQSSNCVLRELELSNNDLQDSGVKLLSDGLKSQHCKLETLRLFMCKLTVQCCESLSSALQSSNCVLRELELSNNDLQDSGVKLFSDGLKSQHCKLETLRLVMCNLPVQCCESLSSALQSSNCVLRELELSNNDLQDSGVKLLSDGLKSQHCKLETLRLSGCMVTEEGCGFLSSALTSNPSHLRELDLSYNHPGDSGVKLLSEQLEDPNYTLDKLNLDHGGDARITAGPRKYVCFLTLDPNTAHTRLILSEENREVKCVREDQPYPDHPDRFDDDLQVLCRESVCGRCYWETDWSGDHGVWISVSYKSIRRKGGGVECVFGHNAQSWSLLCSSSSFTFRHNNTHTDLPVEPLSRRIGVFVDHSAGTLIFYNIYRDTMSLIHSVQTTFTEPLCPGFRLYSGSSVKLS